In a single window of the Elaeis guineensis isolate ETL-2024a chromosome 4, EG11, whole genome shotgun sequence genome:
- the LOC105044205 gene encoding DExH-box ATP-dependent RNA helicase DExH1 isoform X1, translating into MGFVVRTHCIRLPCCFCLVPRMSVGCGHHTFASWTNPLRLRLPLGIALRHPCPMSYRPNYQGGRRGGGGRGRGGRGGGGRGGGGGRGEQRWWDPQWRAERLRQMAGEAEKLDENEWWNKIKQLKEGGQQELIVKRNFGRDGQNVLADMARRQGLHFHAYNKGKTLVFSKVPLPDYRADLDERHGSTQKEIKMSTETERRVENLLARSKETLTINDSTTTSIQMARQSVPNVAVSKPESTEDDNAFKEKFNIELRDLQNSRKATPSARVMQSFREKLPAFKVKDEFLKAVADNQVLVVSGETGCGKTTQLPQFILEEEIERLQGAKCNIICTQPRRISAISVAARIASERGENLGETVGYQIRLEAKRSAQTRLLFCTTGVLLRRLVQEPDLGGVSHLLVDEIHERGMNEDFLIIILRDLLPRRPDLRLILMSATINAELFSTYFGNAPIIHIPGLTYPVAEVFLEDVVEKTRYRIKSEFDNFQGNSRRRRRQPSTKNDPLTEMFEDVDIDAQYKNYSMSTRQSLEAWDGTQLDLGLVEATIEYICRHEKDGAILVFLTGWDEISKLLDKIKGNNFLGNSSRFLVLPLHGSMPTVNQREIFDRPPSNVRKIVLATNIAESSITIDDVVYVIDCGKAKETSYDALNKLACLLPSWISKASAHQRRGRAGRVQPGVCYRLYPKVIHDAMPQYQLPEILRTPLQELCLNIKSLQLGAVATFLAKALQPPDPLSVKNALELLKTIGALDEMEELTPLGCHLCTLPLDPNIGKMLLIGSVFQCLDPALTIAAALAHRDPFVLPINRKEEADAAKRSFAGDSCSDHIALLKAFEAWKDAKRSGKERAFCWENFLSPMTLQMMEDMRNQFLDLLSDIGFVNKARGVKAYSQYGDDLEMVCAILCAGLYPNVIQCKRRGKRTAFYNKEVGKVDMHPSSVNAGVHLFPLPYMVYSEKVKTTGIYIRDSTNISDYALLLFGGSFMPSKTGEGIDMLGGYLHFSAPKSVIQLIQRLRGELDKLLQRKIEEPGLDIPAEGKAVVAAAVELLHNQNVYH; encoded by the exons ATGGGCTTCGTCGTCAGAACCCACTGCATAAGGTTGCCCTGTTGCTTCTGCCTGGTCCCTCGCATGTCCGTTGGCTGCGGTCACCACACCTTCGCTTCTTGGACAAACCCTCTACGTCTCCGTCTTCCCTTAGGGATCGCTCTTCGGCATCCTTGCCCCATGTCGTACCGCCCCAACTACCAGGGCGGCCGCAGAGGTGGCGGCGGAAGAGGCCGCGGTGGCAGGGGCGGCGGGGGAAGGGGTGGCGGTGGAGGCCGCGGGGAGCAGCGGTGGTGGGATCCTCAGTGGAGAGCCGAGCGCCTCCGGCAGATGGCCGGCGAG GCGGAAAAGCTGGATGAGAATGAATGGTGGAACAAAATAAAGCAATTGAAGGAAGGTGGGCAGCAGGAGCTGATAGTTAAGCGGAATTTTGGGCGTGATGGGCAGAATGTTCTTGCAGATATGGCTCGAAGACAAGGCCTCCACTT CCATGCATACAACAAAGGAAAGACACTTGTGTTTAGCAAAGTTCCTTTGCCAGATTACCGGGCCGATCTTGATGAACGACATGGATCGACACAGAAAGag ATTAAGATGTCTACAGAGACTGAAAGAAGAGTGGAAAACCTCTTAGCTAGATCAAAAGAAACATTGACTATTAATGATTCCACCACTACATCCATTCAGATGGCCAGGCAATCTGTACCTAACGTGGCTGTCTCTAAACCTGAATCAACAGAAGATGATAATGCCTTCAAGGAGAAGTTCAATATTGAACTTAGGGACTTGCAAAACTCTCGGAAG GCAACTCCCAGTGCAAGAGTGATGCAGTCTTTCAGGGAGAAACTACCAGCATTCAAAGTGAAAGATGAATTTTTAAAAGCTGTAGCAGATAATCAG GTACTTGTTGTATCTGGAGAGACGGGTTGTGGTAAAACTACACAGCTACCTCAATTCATACTGGAGGAGGAAATAGAACGTCTTCAGGGGGCAAAATGCAACATAATATGTACTCAACCACGTAGAATATCCGCTATATCTGTTGCAGCACGAATTGCATCTGAAAGGGGCGAGAATCTTGGAGAAACTGTTGGTTACCAGATCCGATTGGAAGCAAAACGTTCAGCTCAAACACGTCTTCTATTTTGCACAACTGGAGTACTGCTTCGGAGACTG GTTCAGGAGCCAGATTTAGGGGGTGTCAGTCATTTACTGGTGGATGAAATTCATGAAAGGGGTATGAATGAGGATTTTCTTATTATAATTTTGCGTGACCTTCTGCCTAGGCGTCCAGATCTTCGTCTAATATTGATGAGCGCCACAATAAATGCTGAGCTCTTCTCTACATACTTTGGGAATGCACCAATCATCCATATacca GGGCTGACCTATCCTGTGGCAGAAGTGTTTCTGGAAGATGTTGTGGAGAAAACACGGTACAGGATCAAGTCAGAGTTTGACAATTTTCAGGGGAActcaagaaggagaagaagacaaCCATCAACCAAAAATGATCCATTGACTGAGATGTTTGAG GATGTTGATATTGATGCCCAATATAAAAACTACAGCATGTCTACGAGGCAATCTCTTGAAGCCTGGgatggtacccaactagatctgGGTCTT GTGGAAGCAACAATAGAATATATTTGTCGCCATGAAAAAGATGGAGCAATCCTAGTGTTCCTTACAGGTTGGGATGAGATATCTAAGCTGCTTGACAAAATTAAGGGGAACAATTTCCTTGGGAATTCTAGCAGGTTTCTAGTTCTTCCATTGCATGGTTCCATGCCAACTGTAAATCAGCGTGAAATTTTTGACAGACCACCAAGTAATGTGAG GAAAATTGTTCTAGCAACAAATATAGCAGAAAGTAGCATTACTATAGATGATGTTGTGTATGTTATTGACTGTGGAAAGGCAAAGGAAACAAGTTATGATGCTCTGAATAAGTTGGCATGCCTGTTACCATCATGGATATCGAAGGCTTCAGCACATCAG AGGCGAGGGCGTGCAGGGCGTGTTCAACCTGGTGTTTGCTATAGGCTGTACCCAAAAGTTATACATGATGCCATGCCACAATATCAATTGCCTGAAATTCTTCGAACTCCACTGCAAGAACTATGCCTTAATATTAAAAGCCTACAGCTTGGAGCAGTTGCCACATTCTTAGCCAAGGCACTTCAACCACCTGATCCACTCTCCGTTAAAAATGCACTTGAACTTCTCAAAACAATAGGGGCACTGGATGAAATGGAGGAACTCACTCCTCTTG GATGTCATCTTTGTACCCTGCCATTGGATCCAAATATTGGAAAAATGCTGCTCATTGGATCTGTATTCCAGTGTCTAGATCCAGCATTGACAATTGCTGCTGCTCTGGCTCATCGAGACCCATTTGTCCTGCCAATAAACAGGAAAGAGGAAGCAGATGCTGCAAAGAGATCCTTTGCTGGTGATTCTTGCAG TGACCATATAGCTCTTTTAAAAGCTTTTGAAGCATGGAAGGATGCAAAACGTAGTGGAAAGGAACGTGCTTTCTGTTGGGAGAATTTCCTATCCCCCATGACATTGCAGATGATGGAAGACATGCGAAATCAGTTTCTTGATTTATTATCTGACATAGGTTTTGTAAACAAGGCTAGAGGAGTCAAG GCGTATAGCCAATATGGAGATGATCTGGAAATGGTATGTGCTATCCTTTGTGCTGGGCTTTATCCCAATGTCATCCAGTGCAAAAGGAGAGGGAAGAGGACAGCATTCTACAATAAAGAAGTTGGAAAAGTCGATATGCATCCATCTTCTGTGAATGCAGGGGTCCATTTATTCCCTCTGCCTTACATGGTCTATAGTGAAAAGGTGAAGACTACAGGCATTTACATTAGGGACTCCACAAATATATCGGATTATGCTTTGCTCCTCTTTGGAGGAAGCTTCATGCCGAGCAAGACTGGAGAGGGCATCGATATGCTAGGAGGCTATCTTCATTTCTCTGCACCAAAAAGTGTAATCCAACTAATTCAG AGGTTAAGAGGAGAACTCGACAAACTTCTGCAGAGGAAAATTGAGGAGCCAGGGCTCGATATCCCTGCAGAGGGAAAGGCAGTTGTTGCTGCAGCAGTTGAGTTATTGCACAACCAGAATGTTTACCACTAA
- the LOC105044205 gene encoding DExH-box ATP-dependent RNA helicase DExH1 isoform X2, with amino-acid sequence MSTETERRVENLLARSKETLTINDSTTTSIQMARQSVPNVAVSKPESTEDDNAFKEKFNIELRDLQNSRKATPSARVMQSFREKLPAFKVKDEFLKAVADNQVLVVSGETGCGKTTQLPQFILEEEIERLQGAKCNIICTQPRRISAISVAARIASERGENLGETVGYQIRLEAKRSAQTRLLFCTTGVLLRRLVQEPDLGGVSHLLVDEIHERGMNEDFLIIILRDLLPRRPDLRLILMSATINAELFSTYFGNAPIIHIPGLTYPVAEVFLEDVVEKTRYRIKSEFDNFQGNSRRRRRQPSTKNDPLTEMFEDVDIDAQYKNYSMSTRQSLEAWDGTQLDLGLVEATIEYICRHEKDGAILVFLTGWDEISKLLDKIKGNNFLGNSSRFLVLPLHGSMPTVNQREIFDRPPSNVRKIVLATNIAESSITIDDVVYVIDCGKAKETSYDALNKLACLLPSWISKASAHQRRGRAGRVQPGVCYRLYPKVIHDAMPQYQLPEILRTPLQELCLNIKSLQLGAVATFLAKALQPPDPLSVKNALELLKTIGALDEMEELTPLGCHLCTLPLDPNIGKMLLIGSVFQCLDPALTIAAALAHRDPFVLPINRKEEADAAKRSFAGDSCSDHIALLKAFEAWKDAKRSGKERAFCWENFLSPMTLQMMEDMRNQFLDLLSDIGFVNKARGVKAYSQYGDDLEMVCAILCAGLYPNVIQCKRRGKRTAFYNKEVGKVDMHPSSVNAGVHLFPLPYMVYSEKVKTTGIYIRDSTNISDYALLLFGGSFMPSKTGEGIDMLGGYLHFSAPKSVIQLIQRLRGELDKLLQRKIEEPGLDIPAEGKAVVAAAVELLHNQNVYH; translated from the exons ATGTCTACAGAGACTGAAAGAAGAGTGGAAAACCTCTTAGCTAGATCAAAAGAAACATTGACTATTAATGATTCCACCACTACATCCATTCAGATGGCCAGGCAATCTGTACCTAACGTGGCTGTCTCTAAACCTGAATCAACAGAAGATGATAATGCCTTCAAGGAGAAGTTCAATATTGAACTTAGGGACTTGCAAAACTCTCGGAAG GCAACTCCCAGTGCAAGAGTGATGCAGTCTTTCAGGGAGAAACTACCAGCATTCAAAGTGAAAGATGAATTTTTAAAAGCTGTAGCAGATAATCAG GTACTTGTTGTATCTGGAGAGACGGGTTGTGGTAAAACTACACAGCTACCTCAATTCATACTGGAGGAGGAAATAGAACGTCTTCAGGGGGCAAAATGCAACATAATATGTACTCAACCACGTAGAATATCCGCTATATCTGTTGCAGCACGAATTGCATCTGAAAGGGGCGAGAATCTTGGAGAAACTGTTGGTTACCAGATCCGATTGGAAGCAAAACGTTCAGCTCAAACACGTCTTCTATTTTGCACAACTGGAGTACTGCTTCGGAGACTG GTTCAGGAGCCAGATTTAGGGGGTGTCAGTCATTTACTGGTGGATGAAATTCATGAAAGGGGTATGAATGAGGATTTTCTTATTATAATTTTGCGTGACCTTCTGCCTAGGCGTCCAGATCTTCGTCTAATATTGATGAGCGCCACAATAAATGCTGAGCTCTTCTCTACATACTTTGGGAATGCACCAATCATCCATATacca GGGCTGACCTATCCTGTGGCAGAAGTGTTTCTGGAAGATGTTGTGGAGAAAACACGGTACAGGATCAAGTCAGAGTTTGACAATTTTCAGGGGAActcaagaaggagaagaagacaaCCATCAACCAAAAATGATCCATTGACTGAGATGTTTGAG GATGTTGATATTGATGCCCAATATAAAAACTACAGCATGTCTACGAGGCAATCTCTTGAAGCCTGGgatggtacccaactagatctgGGTCTT GTGGAAGCAACAATAGAATATATTTGTCGCCATGAAAAAGATGGAGCAATCCTAGTGTTCCTTACAGGTTGGGATGAGATATCTAAGCTGCTTGACAAAATTAAGGGGAACAATTTCCTTGGGAATTCTAGCAGGTTTCTAGTTCTTCCATTGCATGGTTCCATGCCAACTGTAAATCAGCGTGAAATTTTTGACAGACCACCAAGTAATGTGAG GAAAATTGTTCTAGCAACAAATATAGCAGAAAGTAGCATTACTATAGATGATGTTGTGTATGTTATTGACTGTGGAAAGGCAAAGGAAACAAGTTATGATGCTCTGAATAAGTTGGCATGCCTGTTACCATCATGGATATCGAAGGCTTCAGCACATCAG AGGCGAGGGCGTGCAGGGCGTGTTCAACCTGGTGTTTGCTATAGGCTGTACCCAAAAGTTATACATGATGCCATGCCACAATATCAATTGCCTGAAATTCTTCGAACTCCACTGCAAGAACTATGCCTTAATATTAAAAGCCTACAGCTTGGAGCAGTTGCCACATTCTTAGCCAAGGCACTTCAACCACCTGATCCACTCTCCGTTAAAAATGCACTTGAACTTCTCAAAACAATAGGGGCACTGGATGAAATGGAGGAACTCACTCCTCTTG GATGTCATCTTTGTACCCTGCCATTGGATCCAAATATTGGAAAAATGCTGCTCATTGGATCTGTATTCCAGTGTCTAGATCCAGCATTGACAATTGCTGCTGCTCTGGCTCATCGAGACCCATTTGTCCTGCCAATAAACAGGAAAGAGGAAGCAGATGCTGCAAAGAGATCCTTTGCTGGTGATTCTTGCAG TGACCATATAGCTCTTTTAAAAGCTTTTGAAGCATGGAAGGATGCAAAACGTAGTGGAAAGGAACGTGCTTTCTGTTGGGAGAATTTCCTATCCCCCATGACATTGCAGATGATGGAAGACATGCGAAATCAGTTTCTTGATTTATTATCTGACATAGGTTTTGTAAACAAGGCTAGAGGAGTCAAG GCGTATAGCCAATATGGAGATGATCTGGAAATGGTATGTGCTATCCTTTGTGCTGGGCTTTATCCCAATGTCATCCAGTGCAAAAGGAGAGGGAAGAGGACAGCATTCTACAATAAAGAAGTTGGAAAAGTCGATATGCATCCATCTTCTGTGAATGCAGGGGTCCATTTATTCCCTCTGCCTTACATGGTCTATAGTGAAAAGGTGAAGACTACAGGCATTTACATTAGGGACTCCACAAATATATCGGATTATGCTTTGCTCCTCTTTGGAGGAAGCTTCATGCCGAGCAAGACTGGAGAGGGCATCGATATGCTAGGAGGCTATCTTCATTTCTCTGCACCAAAAAGTGTAATCCAACTAATTCAG AGGTTAAGAGGAGAACTCGACAAACTTCTGCAGAGGAAAATTGAGGAGCCAGGGCTCGATATCCCTGCAGAGGGAAAGGCAGTTGTTGCTGCAGCAGTTGAGTTATTGCACAACCAGAATGTTTACCACTAA
- the LOC105044204 gene encoding BRCA1-associated RING domain protein 1 isoform X2 encodes MIEEESLKLLNMPRLLPCNHISCSSCVTISTMHGHDCPICKVPFHHQDLRPSIHVEIMVNIYKSMNSAVGAILTQRGEQVAISDTKMPSGGSPDFGDRNDEEKSEEEPIHNRDGEGSKYMQSHAPIFGNFRTGNPRCVGEKNEPAMNISKKDVQSNGVEAFLQEKKLYSPQSSGDQKESDYDSNDMGNEPRNGNDSCKRGSKVGTSQTGEDYIRDSKRQKLGNAVDVGDITGDVHAKEFSIFNSESVHEHQRCPNIKSLHTTVHEDMNELFICAFCHSTRTTEASGPMLHYIDGKPVPDDQALQLNVLHVHQKCIEWAPQVFFVGETAVNLDAELARASKIKCSSCGLKGAALGCYVKSCRRSFHVPCAADIQDCRWDAENFLLLCPVHFSHKLPCERSKARKKTKANRSLCYSSSPGDLTSPTKQQSDKLWTASPSVTQEWLLCGSSLSNMEKDALNDFVSLTGASVTNTWKANVTHVIAATDEHGACSRTLKVLMAILRGKWVLNVEWLRACIKAGHPVPEEPHEISHDIHGAFDGPRNGRIRAMQKAPKLFTGLTFYFSGHFMPYYKDHLEDLIVAAAGTVLEKSEITPTTFIVYSTEPPQGSNSDGQHEVIKKRKEEAEDLAARIGSRAIPHTWLLDSIASCNIQLNL; translated from the exons ATGATCGAGGAAGAGAG TTTAAAGTTGCTTAACATGCCAAGGTTGTTGCCATGTAATCACATATCTTGCAG TTCTTGTGTCACTATTTCAACTATGCATGGACATGACTGTCCTATTTGTAAAGTACCTTTTCATCATCAAG atttGAGGCCTTCTATTCATGTTGAAATAATGGTGAACATATATAAAAGCATGAATTCAGCTGTTGGTGCTATCCTCACACAACGAGGGGAACAAGTTGCTATCTCTG ACACAAAGATGCCTTCAGGTGGAagtccagattttggtgacagAAATGATGAGGAGAAATCTGAAGAGGAACCAATACATAACAGGGACGGAGAGGGTTCAAAATATATGCAATCACATGCACCAATTTTTGGGAACTTTAGAACTGGGAATCCAAGATGTGTAGGGGAGAAAAATGAGCCTGCAATGAATATAAGCAAGAAAGATGTACAAAGCAATGGAGTGGAAGCATTTCTTCAAGAAAAGAAACTATACAGTCCACAATCTTCTGGTGACCAGAAAGAGTCAGATTATGACAGCAATGACATGGGAAATGAACCT AGAAATGGTAATGATTCATGCAAGAGAGGTTCAAAAGTTGGAACTAGTCAAACAGGAGAAGACTATATTAGAGACTCAAAAAGGCAGAAATTGGGTAATGCAGTTGATGTTGGAGATATTACTGGTGATGTCCATGCTAAGGAATTTTCAATATTTAATTCTGAATCTGTACATGAACATCAAAGATGCCCAAATATTAAGTCATTGCATACAACTGTTCATGAAGACATGAATGAGCTTTTTATTTGTGCATTTTGCCATTCTACTAGAACCACTGAG GCTTCTGGACCAATGTTACATTATATTGATGGAAAACCAGTGCCGGATGATCAAGCATTGCAGCTCAATGTCTTACACGTCCATCAGAAATGCATTGAATG GGCACCACAGGTATTCTTTGTTGGTGAGACTGCTGTGAATTTAGATGCTGAACTTGCACGTGCATCAAAAATCAAATGTAGCAGCTGTGGACTCAAGGGAGCAGCTCTTGGTTGCTATGTCAAGAGCTGCCGAAGAAGCTTTCATGTCCCATGTGCTGCTGATATCCAAGATTGTAGATGGGATGCT GAAAATTTTCTTTTGCTGTGTCCTGTTCATTTTTCACACAAGCTGCCATGTGAGAGATCAAAGGCTCGAAAGAAGACCAAGGCTAATCGTTCCTT GTGCTATTCCAGTTCACCAGGTGATTTAACTTCACCTACAAAGCAACAGAGTGATAAACTTTGGACAGCTTCACCCAGTGTGACTCAGGAATGGTTGCTATGTGGATCTTCACTTTCTAACATGGAGAAG GATGCTCTAAATGACTTTGTGAGCCTAACCGGTGCCTCTGTAACCAATACGTGGAAGGCAAATGTAACACATGTGATTGCTGCCACTGATGAGCATGGTGCTTGCAGCAGAACACTGAAGGTGCTCATGGCTATATTGCGTGGAAAATGGGTTCTAAATGTAGAAT GGCTAAGAGCATGCATAAAGGCTGGGCACCCGGTTCCAGAGGAGCCTCATGAAATCAGCCATGACATTCATGGGGCGTTTGATGGACCCAGAAATGGAAGAATAAGAGCCATGCAAAAG GCACCAAAACTGTTTACAGGATTAACCTTTTATTTTAGTGGTCATTTTATGCCTTACTACAAGGACCATCTTGAAGATTTGATTGTTGCTGCTGCTGGAACTGTATTGGAGAAGAGTGAAATCACTCCTACAACTTTTATTGTTTATAGTACAGAACCTCCACAAGGAAGCAATTCAGATGGTCAGCATGAGGTtataaagaagagaaaagaggaggCTGAAGATTTAGCAGCTAGAATTGGCTCTCGGGCCATTCCTCACACATGGCTTCTGGATTCTATTGCTTCCTGCAATATACAACTAAACTTGTAG
- the LOC105044204 gene encoding BRCA1-associated RING domain protein 1 isoform X1 gives MLPPNESGLPALKVIPTVHSRWAPAQLFVREETLNDPHRPRLRKHAHRPRFRVFDAMSTTSFPLKTQNLTPRARERERERMAELEGFRRLLNPLVLNLQKMELELTCPICLKLLNMPRLLPCNHISCSSCVTISTMHGHDCPICKVPFHHQDLRPSIHVEIMVNIYKSMNSAVGAILTQRGEQVAISDTKMPSGGSPDFGDRNDEEKSEEEPIHNRDGEGSKYMQSHAPIFGNFRTGNPRCVGEKNEPAMNISKKDVQSNGVEAFLQEKKLYSPQSSGDQKESDYDSNDMGNEPRNGNDSCKRGSKVGTSQTGEDYIRDSKRQKLGNAVDVGDITGDVHAKEFSIFNSESVHEHQRCPNIKSLHTTVHEDMNELFICAFCHSTRTTEASGPMLHYIDGKPVPDDQALQLNVLHVHQKCIEWAPQVFFVGETAVNLDAELARASKIKCSSCGLKGAALGCYVKSCRRSFHVPCAADIQDCRWDAENFLLLCPVHFSHKLPCERSKARKKTKANRSLCYSSSPGDLTSPTKQQSDKLWTASPSVTQEWLLCGSSLSNMEKDALNDFVSLTGASVTNTWKANVTHVIAATDEHGACSRTLKVLMAILRGKWVLNVEWLRACIKAGHPVPEEPHEISHDIHGAFDGPRNGRIRAMQKAPKLFTGLTFYFSGHFMPYYKDHLEDLIVAAAGTVLEKSEITPTTFIVYSTEPPQGSNSDGQHEVIKKRKEEAEDLAARIGSRAIPHTWLLDSIASCNIQLNL, from the exons ATGTTACCTCCAAATGAAAGTGGACTTCCCGCGCTCAAAGTGATTCCAACGGTTCACTCACGCTGGGCGCCCGCGCAGCTTTTCGTCCGGGAGGAGACGTTGAATGATCCCCACCGTCCGCGTCTCCGAAAACATGCCCATCGCCCGCGCTTTCGAGTTTTCGATGCCATGAGTACGACATCCTTTCCTTTAAAAACCCAAAACCTCACTCCGCGagcgagagagcgagagagagagagaatggcgGAGCTAGAGGGGTTCAGGAGATTGCTCAACCCTTTGGTACTTAATCTGCAGAAGATGGAGTTGGAGCTCACGTGTCCTATCTG TTTAAAGTTGCTTAACATGCCAAGGTTGTTGCCATGTAATCACATATCTTGCAG TTCTTGTGTCACTATTTCAACTATGCATGGACATGACTGTCCTATTTGTAAAGTACCTTTTCATCATCAAG atttGAGGCCTTCTATTCATGTTGAAATAATGGTGAACATATATAAAAGCATGAATTCAGCTGTTGGTGCTATCCTCACACAACGAGGGGAACAAGTTGCTATCTCTG ACACAAAGATGCCTTCAGGTGGAagtccagattttggtgacagAAATGATGAGGAGAAATCTGAAGAGGAACCAATACATAACAGGGACGGAGAGGGTTCAAAATATATGCAATCACATGCACCAATTTTTGGGAACTTTAGAACTGGGAATCCAAGATGTGTAGGGGAGAAAAATGAGCCTGCAATGAATATAAGCAAGAAAGATGTACAAAGCAATGGAGTGGAAGCATTTCTTCAAGAAAAGAAACTATACAGTCCACAATCTTCTGGTGACCAGAAAGAGTCAGATTATGACAGCAATGACATGGGAAATGAACCT AGAAATGGTAATGATTCATGCAAGAGAGGTTCAAAAGTTGGAACTAGTCAAACAGGAGAAGACTATATTAGAGACTCAAAAAGGCAGAAATTGGGTAATGCAGTTGATGTTGGAGATATTACTGGTGATGTCCATGCTAAGGAATTTTCAATATTTAATTCTGAATCTGTACATGAACATCAAAGATGCCCAAATATTAAGTCATTGCATACAACTGTTCATGAAGACATGAATGAGCTTTTTATTTGTGCATTTTGCCATTCTACTAGAACCACTGAG GCTTCTGGACCAATGTTACATTATATTGATGGAAAACCAGTGCCGGATGATCAAGCATTGCAGCTCAATGTCTTACACGTCCATCAGAAATGCATTGAATG GGCACCACAGGTATTCTTTGTTGGTGAGACTGCTGTGAATTTAGATGCTGAACTTGCACGTGCATCAAAAATCAAATGTAGCAGCTGTGGACTCAAGGGAGCAGCTCTTGGTTGCTATGTCAAGAGCTGCCGAAGAAGCTTTCATGTCCCATGTGCTGCTGATATCCAAGATTGTAGATGGGATGCT GAAAATTTTCTTTTGCTGTGTCCTGTTCATTTTTCACACAAGCTGCCATGTGAGAGATCAAAGGCTCGAAAGAAGACCAAGGCTAATCGTTCCTT GTGCTATTCCAGTTCACCAGGTGATTTAACTTCACCTACAAAGCAACAGAGTGATAAACTTTGGACAGCTTCACCCAGTGTGACTCAGGAATGGTTGCTATGTGGATCTTCACTTTCTAACATGGAGAAG GATGCTCTAAATGACTTTGTGAGCCTAACCGGTGCCTCTGTAACCAATACGTGGAAGGCAAATGTAACACATGTGATTGCTGCCACTGATGAGCATGGTGCTTGCAGCAGAACACTGAAGGTGCTCATGGCTATATTGCGTGGAAAATGGGTTCTAAATGTAGAAT GGCTAAGAGCATGCATAAAGGCTGGGCACCCGGTTCCAGAGGAGCCTCATGAAATCAGCCATGACATTCATGGGGCGTTTGATGGACCCAGAAATGGAAGAATAAGAGCCATGCAAAAG GCACCAAAACTGTTTACAGGATTAACCTTTTATTTTAGTGGTCATTTTATGCCTTACTACAAGGACCATCTTGAAGATTTGATTGTTGCTGCTGCTGGAACTGTATTGGAGAAGAGTGAAATCACTCCTACAACTTTTATTGTTTATAGTACAGAACCTCCACAAGGAAGCAATTCAGATGGTCAGCATGAGGTtataaagaagagaaaagaggaggCTGAAGATTTAGCAGCTAGAATTGGCTCTCGGGCCATTCCTCACACATGGCTTCTGGATTCTATTGCTTCCTGCAATATACAACTAAACTTGTAG